A single region of the Podospora pseudopauciseta strain CBS 411.78 chromosome 1, whole genome shotgun sequence genome encodes:
- a CDS encoding hypothetical protein (COG:I; EggNog:ENOG503NYIQ) gives MPSRPVSRASRTSRSKLRPSLDPHASRPPPSAPHSPRSFREHFFHSLTPYSGPYQVAFLEIEVPVRSPRHFSRIKRNGSYALKLDTVLFAVYYPTDNSDLPRSERRSLHRRSRKPLSRVSWLPRPRAETCKGYARYFNVPYIPITAYMAATSMFTKLPVLRNGRISSRWPPAVVEDEEEEKVTTENIPPAEGGIEAKEEQENGNSLSQNTLVDGGEACEADKQDGKPKFPVIMFSHGLGGSQTLYSSICGELASFGFVVVALEHRDGSGARTFVNKAGSDPDLDSQGLDRSPGPPKDEKKQHKKNSGQDKPYYKVDYIFPKDNAQDTSPHNSRGVDRELREAQIEMRMAEIEEAFHVLQLINNGKGDAVRARNLRKKGNVGASSLGLDGIDWDEWTERLYLENVTMMGHSFGGATSVQALRSERLDWLSQGILLDAWGPATPESTERERLRKPILSIGSEAFMHWTENFERVERICHEARDGGAPCWMTTIRGSTHLSQTDFAVLYPKWMSVFMKTIVSSKRAIYLTVHSALEFLKITLPPQQTRFKKSWADDQLLSKADPGMEIELDNRPNDKWVAARLRIPHEFRQRLKRTVKPKKKSNVPRDASGKPLKGLVSWGVGQEIWCHQRPEQDVLDRYMEENGWSPQ, from the coding sequence ATGCCCTCAAGACCTGTATCCCGAGCCTCCCGAACTTCCCGCTCAAAATTACGTCCCTCCCTCGACCCCCACGcctcccgccctcccccatcaGCACCTCACTCACCCCGCTCCTTCCGCGAACACTTCTTCCACTCCCTAACCCCTTACTCAGGCCCCTACCAAGTCGCCTTCCTCGAAATTGAAGTCCCCGTCCGATCACCCCGTCATTTCAGCCGCATCAAGCGCAATGGGTCCTACGCCCTCAAGCTCGACACCGTCCTCTTCGCCGTCTACTACCCCACCGACAACTCTGACCTCCCACGCAGCGAGCGGCGGAGTCTCCACCGCAGGTCCAGAAAACCATTATCCAGAGTCTCTTGGCTTCCTCGGCCCAGAGCGGAGACATGCAAGGGCTATGCAAGGTACTTCAACGTGCCGTATATTCCCATAACGGCGTATATGGCTGCGACGAGTATGTTCACCAAGTTGCCTGTTTTAAGAAATGGGAGGATCTCGTCACGGTGGCCacctgctgttgttgaggatgaagaagaagagaaggttACTACGGAAAATATTCCTCCTGCGGAGGGCGGTATAGAGGCGAAAGAGGAGCAAGAAAATGGAAATAGTTTGAGCCAGAATACACTTGTAGATGGCGGGGAAGCCTGTGAGGCAGATAAACAAGATGGAAAGCCAAAGTTCCCGGTGATCATGTTTAGCCATGGTCTTGGCGGGTCCCAAACACTGTACAGTTCCATCTGTGGGGAACTGGCTAGCTTTGGCTTCGTGGTTGTCGCTTTGGAACATCGCGACGGCAGTGGTGCCAGAACGTTTGTCAACAAGGCTGGTTCCGACCCAGATCTCGATAGTCAAGGCCTTGACAGATCGCCTGGGCCACcaaaggacgagaagaaacAACATAAGAAAAATAGTGGACAGGACAAGCCGTACTACAAAGTCGACTATATCTTCCCAAAAGATAACGCCCAAGATACTTCACCACACAACTCGCGTGGCGTTGATAGAGAGCTTCGTGAAGCCCAGATTGAAATGAGGATGGCTGAAATCGAGGAGGCTTTCCACGTCTTGCAGCTTATAAACAACGGAAAAGGAGATGCTGTGCGTGCAAGGAACCTTAGGAAGAAAGGGAATGTCGGTGCCAGCTCACTGGGGCTCGATGGGATCGACTGGGATGAATGGACAGAGAGGCTTTACTTGGAAAATGTGACAATGATGGGTCACAGCTTCGGAGGCGCGACCTCAGTGCAGGCCTTGAGGTCCGAAAGACTTGATTGGCTCTCCCAGGGCATCCTACTTGACGCATGGGGTCCGGCAACTCCTGAGAGCACGGAGCGGGAACGGCTTCGGAAACCGATACTGTCTATCGGGAGCGAGGCGTTCATGCACTGGACGGAAAATTTCGAGCGCGTCGAGCGAATATGCCACGAGGCCCGTGACGGAGGTGCTCCATGCTGGATGACGACGATACGAGGATCAACACACCTGTCACAAACTGACTTTGCTGTTCTTTATCCAAAGTGGATGTCAGTGTTTATGAAGACCATTGTGTCTTCGAAACGGGCCATATACCTGACGGTACACTCGGCACTTGAGTTCCTGAAAATAACGCTGCCACCACAACAGACCCGATTCAAAAAGTCCTGGGCAGATGACCAACTTCTCAGCAAGGCCGATCCCGGGATGGAGATCGAACTGGACAACCGGCCAAATGACAAGTGGGTCGCCGCCCGGCTGAGAATTCCTCACGAATTCAGACAGCGGCTCAAGAGGACTGTCAAGCCGAAAAAGAAGTCCAATGTCCCACGGGATGCCTCGGGAAAGCCCCTGAAAGGTCTTGTCAGCTGGGGGGTTGGGCAGGAAATCTGGTGCCATCAACGCCCTGAGCAGGATGTGCTTGACCGGTACATGGAAGAAAACGGTTGGTCGCCTCAGTAA
- a CDS encoding hypothetical protein (EggNog:ENOG503P5Q3) produces the protein MDILFSAYGSGPLPKTALEEVERRTEELLKSGTFNHLEKKSKLDQLQETYPPSVPYSATSQGSLPSLQLPRFDSPPTDRSTPMLSPETKGVTLQSLSITIPRSPESHSPCPGTGEEDSGSETPTANLVSPHKQVKFLSPGNDEEAMSDQSSICQSPSWENYGQRKREKKLEAERRKKEKLLAEKEAKASKKRTTARLSKLPPSASTLNTRARTTGFISPERSMSDPSLITQHSLLHLQTVQRPEGSGKAASTDNLQPSRRHFLASSDIVNGDNAVRPKTATQTAIHNTPGDSHLELRRSISEGPLPNVAAIPSSLSLHQDGRVPRDMCPPSASRTPMLRHMSPSAHTRSNSLPQTAASQPRGRDGHKINLTSAGLADEEALANSKPQPSSRSSSSNHRHSRRSSFTQDAKAAAMKLIGKRGTSATRSDNTIDTQPSGIEADYFGNANHPLASGSSPIESHETATRIPPSTSHNTGSSGGFSMTSASQSKRSRSLKDAAKAALSIGKRPQLQTSATTHIAGPPYFSFRDRKQSKVSMSQEVGSPSVQDEPPTLTSVTSVSQPGAPGSVASNGTTSQTGSRASEGSSTSTCSTFEDGSSLVSQTITPDTSRPQSSGGDSALENILTQKDPNFQGTDYTQSARSSKSTTPRPGNPENSGLSSSGDDDWWNREAMPVDQDNDAQSFMTSRSTFDDTDEPSPNSSNNTAELPLRNRTEGLESRLGLARKLQSADASGSPTYPTPLPGSSVAPAIAIPPRSMKRNLSISDSGHTSPYTERNTETAPAHYGPVEDVATRPLKREGANRKQKRELRTREYGSNNQSAWHGNEHSAEPHPLYLSTDLPSPPLPPRSGTRKSKPVMAAEFQIPSSPYSEDFPGDDSVFGPSSHVEPSPHPSTRFTHHSAARPSSQPRTHSAPILSPAPISALRPHTPSPLTSPGAQNSGGASKPGPVSILKPPKHSEISLSAPTSPGQPPTLSALPRHMQLKPGTSSRTPSTVTESRMAPIAKMFVECCSCKFYHDMPSKIYECMAKPDAVVEDRNLGISGAITTAVKCPWCQHSMSTGCCAGYAAVVYLKEKLH, from the exons ATGGACATCTTGTTTTCTGCTTATGGCTCTGGGCCACTCCCCAAGACAgctttggaggaggttgagcgCCGGACTGAGGAATTGCTCAAGTCTGGCACGTTCAACCATCTGGAGAAAAAGTCCAAG CTGGACCAGCTACAAGAAACCTACCCTCCCTCCGTGCCATATTCTGCTACCTCCCAAGGAAGCCTCCCAtctctccaactcccgcGCTTCGACTCACCGCCTACGGACCGCAGTACCCCGATGCTAAGCCCAGAAACCAAGGGTGTTACACTACAATCACTTTCTATCACTATCCCACGATCCCCCGAAAGCCACTCACCGTGCCCCGGCACTGGCGAGGAAGACAGTGGATCAGAAACACCGACGGCAAATCTTGTATCTCCGCACAAGCAGGTCAAGTTTCTGTCTCCGGGCAACGACGAGGAAGCCATGTCAGATCAGTCGTCAATCTGCCAATCTCCCAGCTGGGAGAACTATGGCCAgcggaagagggagaagaagctcgaaGCCGAACGCcggaaaaaggaaaagctGTTAGCGGAGAAGGAAGCGAAGGCGTCGAAGAAACGTACCACTGCAAGACTCAGCAAACTCCCGCCGTCCGCCAGTACGCTGAACACCAGGGCACGAACAACTGGCTTTATCAGTCCAGAGCGCTCCATGTCTGATCCGTCTCTGATCACACAGCATTCACTGCTGCATCTCCAAACGGTCCAACGACCTGAGGGCAGCGGAAAGGCGGCGTCTACCGATAATCTTCAACCAAGCAGGCGTcacttcctcgcctccagcGATATTGTAAACGGAGACAATGCTGTTCGGCCCAAGACGGCCACTCAAACCGCCATACACAATACTCCCGGCGATTCGCACTTGGAACTGCGAAGATCTATCTCGGAGGGGCCTCTTCCGAATGTCGCAGCCATTCCATCGTCACTTTCACTACATCAGGATGGCCGGGTTCCAAGAGATATGTGTCCGCCTTCAGCCTCTAGAACGCCAATGCTAAGACATATGTCTCCGTCCGCCCATACGAGAAGCAACAGCCTACCTCAGACGGCGGCTTCGCAGCCCAGAGGCCGCGACGGGCATAAAATAAATCTGACATCGGCAGGGCTGGCTGATGAGGAAGCGTTGGCGAACTCCAAGCCACAACCTTCATCAAGGAGTAGCTCAAGTAACCATAGACATTCGCGACGCTCCTCATTCACCCAAGACGCCAAAGCGGCAGCCATGAAACTCATTGGCAAAAGAGGCACATCTGCGACACGGAGCGACAACACGATAGACACCCAACCGTCAGGCATCGAGGCCGACTACTTTGGCAATGCAAACCATCCCCTCGCCTCAGGCTCAAGTCCCATAGAATCACATGAAACTGCGACCCGCATTCCTCCCTCTACATCTCACAACACTGGAAGTTCTGGGGGCTTCTCGATGACCTCTGCTAGCCAGAGTAAAAGATCCCGAAGTCTCAAAGATGCGGCGAAGGCAGCACTGAGCATTGGAAAAAGACCTCAACTCCAAACAAGCGCAACGACACACATAGCAGGCCCGCCATATTTCTCATTTCGAGACCGTAAGCAGTCAAAGGTGTCCATGTCTCAGGAAGTGGGCAGTCCGAGTGTTCAGGATGAGCCACCCACCCTGACATCAGTA ACCTCTGTATCTCAGCCCGGGGCACCTGGTTCTGTGGCCAGTAACGGAACTACAAGTCAAACAGGAAGCCGCGCTTCCGAAGGCTCGTCGACTTCAACTTGCTCCACCTTCGAAGACGGATCCTCTCTTGTATCGCAAACAATCACCCCGGACACATCCAGGCCTCAGTCTTCTGGGGGTGATTCTGCATTGGAGAACATTTTGACTCAAAAAGATCCCAATTTCCAAGGGACCGACTACACACAGTCTGCAAGGTCGAGTAAATCGACTACGCCTCGTCCTGGGAATCCAGAAAATTCTGGATTAAGTTCAAGTGGCGATGATGACTGGTGGAACAGAGAGGCCATGCCAGTCGATCAAGATAATGATGCACAGTCTTTCATGACGTCTCGCTCGACTTTTGATGACACGGATGAACCTTCGCCAAACTCGTCGAACAATACAGCTGAGTTACCACTCAGGAACAGGACTGAGGGCTTGGAGTCTCGACTAGGCCTGGCAAGAAAACTACAATCAGCAGACGCATCTGGTTCACCAACCTACCCTACCCCGTTGCCGGGATCCTCTGTTGCACCTGCTATTGCGATACCGCCTCGATCCATGAAACGGAATCTTTCCATTTCTGATTCAGGTCACACATCTCCGTACACTGAGAGAAACACAGAAACTGCCCCAGCTCACTATGGTCCCGTTGAAGATGTTGCCACCAGACCTTTGAAGCGTGAGGGCGCAAATCGAAAGCAAAAAAGGGAGTTGAGGACTCGGGAGTATGGGAGCAACAACCAGTCTGCCTGGCACGGAAACGAGCACTCTGCCGAACCACATCCTTTGTATTTGTCGACAGATTTACCCagcccacctctcccccctaGATCAGGGACCCGAAAAAGCAAGCCTGTTATGGCTGCTGAGTTTCAAATACCCTCGAGCCCTTACTCAGAGGACTTCCCCGGGGACGATAGTGTTTTTGGTCCCAGCTCTCATGTGGAGCCATCACCTCACCCAAGCACCAGGTTTACACATCATAGCGCCGCCagaccatcatcacaaccTCGAACACACTCTGCTCCAATTCTGTCTCCTGCGCCTATCTCAGCGCTGAGACCGCATACTCCATCGCCGCTTACTTCCCCGGGCGCACAAAATTCAGGTGGTGCTTCTAAACCTGGACCGGTATCTATCCTGAAGCCACCAAAGCACTCAGAGATATCATTGTCTGCACCGACATCGCCAGGCCAGCCTCCCACCCTGTCCGCACTGCCGAGACACATGCAACTGAAACCCGGCACCTCCAGTCGCACGCCGAGTACCGTCACAGAGTCACGGATGGCTCCCATAGCCAAAATGTTTGTCGAGTGCTGCAGCTGCAAGTTTTACCACGACATGCCATCCAAAATCTACGAATGCATGGCGAAACCGGACGCGGTGGTCGAGGACAGAAACCTGGGGATATCGGGAGCGATTACCACCGCAGTGAAATGCCCATGGTGCCAACATAGTATGAGCACCGGTTGCTGCGCGGGTTATGCTGCTGTTGTCTACCTCAAGGAGAAGTTGCACTAG